The following nucleotide sequence is from Candidatus Hydrogenedentota bacterium.
GGCCACAATCACGGATGCCATCAGGGCAAACGTCTTCGTGAAGGCCAGCGGCTTGAACAGTTTCCCTTCCGGGCCGGTCATGGCAAAGACGGGGAGGAAGCTCACCACGGTTGTAGCGATGGCGGTGAGCACGGCACTGCCCACCTCACTCGAGGCCCGAAATACTACCTTTAAGCGGTCCTCGCCGGGGCCGGCGCTGTCCAGATGCTTCAGGATGTTCTCGCAGATGATTATGCCCATGTCCACGACCGTGCCGATGGCAATGGCGATCCCGGATAGGGACACGATGTTGGCGTCCACCCCGAAGACCTTCATCGCGATGAAGCTGATCAGTACCGCCAACGGCAGCACCGAACTGATCAGAATGGAACTCCGGAGGTGCGTCACCATCACCACGATCACGATGATGGTGATAATCACTTCCTCGATGATTGCCGAGTTCAGAGTTCCCAGGGTCTCGTATATCAACCCCGTGCGGTCATAGTAGGGCACGACCGTCACCTGGCTCGTGGTGATCCACGGAGGCCACTGCGCCCGCTCATGACCGCGCAGCCACGACAGCCAGGCCGCGTCGTTTATCTCGGCGCTGGCATAGGCTTCGAAACCTTGGGCCTCCGCAAACTGTTCCACTTCACCCCGGTCCACCCGATGGTAGTCAATAACCGGCTTGCTGGGCAGCCCGGGCGCAATCTCTTGGATCTTGCTCTTGACGTTCTTTATGACTTCGAGGGGATTAGCGGCGTACCGAACTACCACGATTCCGCCCACAGCCTCCGCGCCTTCCTTATCCAGGGCGCCCCGGCGCATCTCAGGACCCAGGGATACCGCCGCAATGTCCTTGACCCGAACGGGCACATTCTCGTTGACCCGCACCACAATCTTCTCAACGTCTTGGAGGTTTTCGATGAATCCAAGACCTCGGATCAGGTACTCGACGCGATTTACCTCAATAGTCCGCGCTCCAACGTCAACATTGGACATCCGCACAGCATTGAATACGTCTTCCAGTCTCACGTTATACGCGCGCATGGCATCCGGGTCTACGTCGATCTGGTATTCGCGAACAAACCCTCCTATGGACGCCACCTCGCTGACGCCCCCTGAACTAAGCAATGCGTACCGGACGTGCCAATCTTGAATAGAGCGGAGTTCCGGCAAGTCCCATCCGCCCACGGGCTGTCCGTCGGGGTCCCGTCCTTCCAGCGTATACCAGAAGACCTGTCCGAGAGGCGTGGAGTCCGGCCCCAGCATCGGCTGCACGCCTTCGGGCATGCTGCCCGCCGGAAGACTGCTCAGCTTCTCGAGGACGCGCGTCCGCGACCAATAAAAATCGTGTTTCTCTTCGAATATGATGAAGATCGTCGAATAGCCGAAATACGAATAGCTGCGGACCGTCTTTACACCCGGAATACCCAGGAGAGCGGTCGTCAGCGGGTACGTGATTTGGTCGTCGATATCCTGGGGGGAACGTCCTTCCCACTCCGTAAATACGATCTGCTGGTTCTCGCCGATGTCGGGAATGGCGTCAACCGCAACGGGATTTCTTGGAAATCCCCCCAGTTCCCAGTCGAAGGGAGCCACATAAATGCCCCACCCCACAACAAAAAGGGTGACCAGCCACACCACCAACTTGTTCTTCAGACAGAACCAGATGATCTGGTCAACCCAGGACATCTTCTCGGGACCGAGACTGTCGGACGAGGTCTTCACTGGGCCTTCACTCATGGCTTACTCGTTCCCTGAGTACTGTTCGGGACCCGTCACAAGGCCCACCACCTCGCCGCAAGTGAGCATGCTCTTGCCAAAATAGGGGTTGCGCACCGTCTTATCCGCCTGGAGCCAGTTGGCTCCCTTGTTCTCAAACGCCATCGGACAGTGCAATTCATAGACCGGATGGCCCTCGCCAATCCCAAAAGCGCGAACAGGCTTGACCAGCGCGTCGGACACCTTTGCAAAGCTCGTACGCAAGGCCTTTATGTCGCTGGCCTTTCCAGCTTCTTCGAGAGCCGGTTGGAGTGCTTGCAAATGCTCCATCCAGCGCCCGTGCGCCTCGCCCCCAAGCAGGGTCATATCTACAGCGGCAAGCATGTCCGCGACGCGTTTCACCGCGGCGGCAGCCTTCTCCAGCTCATCCGATGCCAACGCAGCCTCAAGTTCTAGGTAAGCGTCAAACACGCCGCGAAGCTGTGTCTGGAACGCCTCGGGCGCGTTCTTGGCCTCTCCCTCATCAGGGGCGGCGCCCGAAGGCCGGGTGCTCACAGCACCGTTCGCCGGACCATGTTCATGAACTGCGGGCGTGGCTCCGCCCTCCGGGTTCATCATGCTGGGCTTTGCGAGGATCTGAAGGGCGCTGTCAATCTTGAAGTTTCCGTTCGTGACGACCATTTCGCCTTCCTGAAGCCCGCTCTCGACGATGTACTCATCTCCCGCACGCGGGCCGAGCACCACCTCGCGCCCTTCGAATGTGGGCCGATCAGTTCCAGGTGTCTCGACGTAAACCACCGCGCGCTTGCCCGTGATCAACGGCGCCGAAGCAGGGATAACCAGAGGCTTGGTACTGTCTGACGCAACTGCGGAAACATACCCCAATTCCTCCGCCCGTACCAAAGGCATCCCGCATACGTCGCAGGTCCCGGGTTTATCCTTCACGATCTCGGGATGCATCGGCGAGATCCATTTCCCGGCCAATTCCGGGTCCATCACCCGGCCATTGGCGGCTACTTGTGCGAGAACAACAGCCCGTACAAACATCTCCGGCTTCAGCTTTCCTTCCGGATTGGGCACGTTCACACGCACCTTCACCGTGCGTGTCACCGGATTCAGTATCGGATCAATGAAGGCTATCCGGCCCGCGAAACGTTCCCCCGGGCATGCGTCCGTCCCAAACGAAACCTTTTGTCCATAGTGGAGCCATGCGAGGTCCGATTCATACGCATCCAGCTTCACCCAGACTTCGCTGAGGTCCGCGATGGTATAAATCCTGTCGCCCATTTCCACATACATCCCCTCAAAGCCCATTCGCTCAATCACCGTCCCGCCGATGGGAGCATATATCGTTACGTGGTCGGAAAAAGCACCCGACTGCTCGGCTTCGCGGATCTGGGACTCCGCGAGACCCCAAAGCCGCAGCTTGCGACGCGCCGCATCGACAGTCGCTTTGGCGGAATTCTTCAGCGTCTCGGGCGAGCCCTCCGAAACTCGACTGAATGCCTGGGACGCCGCGAACAGCTCCTGCTGGGCCGTCAAGAGTTCAGGGCTGAACAGGCTGACCATGTGGTCACCTTTGGCCACCCTGATGCCTGTGTAGTCGACAAAGAGCCGGTCGAGCCGTCCCGCCACCCAGGCGGTCAGATAGGCGAGCTTGGTTTCATCATATTCCACCTTGCCCACCATCCGGACTTCAGCGTTCACAAAGCGCCGTTGAACCGGACTTATCTGAATGTTCAACAACTCCCGGGCCGACTTGCTCATCCGGAGTGACCGAGGCCCGGCATCCTCATTTCCTTCCTCCGGCGTCACGAGAATCAGGTCCATACCGCAAATGGGGCATTTCCCGGGCTTGGGTTGTCGGATGTTCGGGTGCATCGAGCAGGTCCAGACCTGTTGTTGCCCGGATTCGGCCTCAGCTCCGTGATGGGGGCCGTGGTCTGATGAAGGGGGTGTTGCCGGCCCTCGCATGACATACCCCAACCATAGCGCCAGCAAAAGAGCCAGCACAATGCCCGCAGCCTTGAAATAGGGCAGGGCGCGTCCTGTCGACGACCTGTTGTTGTCCGTCATCCCGATACTCCCACGCCGCACCCGTGCTTCCAGGGCACGGAATCAGATGCTTCCAACACACCTTCCGGCAATTAAGCAACAGCTTGTTCCAGCGCATTCTCAGCCATTTAATTTAGTGAACACACAACAGTTGCGTTTGTCATCCCCAGAGACGTGGCCGGGGCCAAGTCTTCCCTTTCCCTCTCCATCCCGTAATGCTGAGAAACTCAGCCGACCTTCAAAGCCCCTTGTCACTAAAACAGAGGGCTCGTGAGCCATATCAGACCCCGGGCGATTTGAGGCTGAGACACAAGTTATGCTCCTGCCGCGGTTATGTTTACGCACGGTAGAGGCACTGCCTTGAAGGTTCGGTAATGACGCAGTACCCGGCATCCTTCGAGAGCGAGAATGCCATCTGCCCTCCGTGCCAGTCAAAACGCTAACACGCTGGCAGGAGGTCAGTTGTATGCTTGCGTCTTTGTTCAGATTTGCATGGAGGATATCCCCAAGAGGTACCTTATGGCTGGAAGGTGAGCGGGAATGCAGAGGAACTGCAAGCTCCTTCTGCTCGATGTGGGAACGAGCCGACAGTGCGCTCCATTCTTGCTTGCGACGGGCGCGGGAAAAAGCCTCAAACTGAGACTTTCTAGAACCCCAATAGGACCCCGAACAAAAAAGGACCTACGCGAAATCGGCGTAAGTCCTTGGTATCAATGGTCGGGGCGACTGGATTTGAACCAGCGACCTCTTGACCCCCAGTCGGATTTCATACCAAATGAAGGCGAACGCAGGCGAACATCGGAGTATGCATATCTCCTTTTTGTGCAAAGCTTTATCGTTTT
It contains:
- a CDS encoding efflux RND transporter periplasmic adaptor subunit; translated protein: MTDNNRSSTGRALPYFKAAGIVLALLLALWLGYVMRGPATPPSSDHGPHHGAEAESGQQQVWTCSMHPNIRQPKPGKCPICGMDLILVTPEEGNEDAGPRSLRMSKSARELLNIQISPVQRRFVNAEVRMVGKVEYDETKLAYLTAWVAGRLDRLFVDYTGIRVAKGDHMVSLFSPELLTAQQELFAASQAFSRVSEGSPETLKNSAKATVDAARRKLRLWGLAESQIREAEQSGAFSDHVTIYAPIGGTVIERMGFEGMYVEMGDRIYTIADLSEVWVKLDAYESDLAWLHYGQKVSFGTDACPGERFAGRIAFIDPILNPVTRTVKVRVNVPNPEGKLKPEMFVRAVVLAQVAANGRVMDPELAGKWISPMHPEIVKDKPGTCDVCGMPLVRAEELGYVSAVASDSTKPLVIPASAPLITGKRAVVYVETPGTDRPTFEGREVVLGPRAGDEYIVESGLQEGEMVVTNGNFKIDSALQILAKPSMMNPEGGATPAVHEHGPANGAVSTRPSGAAPDEGEAKNAPEAFQTQLRGVFDAYLELEAALASDELEKAAAAVKRVADMLAAVDMTLLGGEAHGRWMEHLQALQPALEEAGKASDIKALRTSFAKVSDALVKPVRAFGIGEGHPVYELHCPMAFENKGANWLQADKTVRNPYFGKSMLTCGEVVGLVTGPEQYSGNE